A segment of the Asinibacterium sp. OR53 genome:
TAGTAGTATAACAACTTTCTGATATTGTCAGTTGCAGGGGTTATTACTTTTGTAAGTTCCCGTAGCAATTCAGTTTCATAAAAATGCAACCTGTATGTAACCGGCAGATTATGGTTTCCGAATGAACTTATGAAATGATTATACAGCGTTTCTGTAAGCAATTGTTCCATCAAATCTGATGAACTCAATTTAAGCCGCAAATCTTCTGATAAAGTATTAATTTCTTTTCCGTAAAGGGATACTAACACATCTGGCACTCTTTCATTTTTATCAAAATAAGTTCCAAAATATTCTTGTATAAAATGAAGGGCCTTTAACAACTCCTGTGTTAACAAACCTGGTTGTCTATCATTTATAGAAACTGAGGAGCAGGAGCAGACTAAAGAAACTTTGTCTAATAATTTTGTCAGCATTAATTGCACCATCCTGATGAACTCCTCTTTATCTTTTGCATAGTGCCTGCCAATCATTTCATCTAAAATCAATCGCTGTAGATTTTCTGCAGTATCACTCCACTTATTCAATAGCTCAACAAAAACGCTATTATCCGGCATAACAAAATTGCTATCCGCATCAGCAAACACGTCAGCAAATGATAAGTTCCATTGGTGAAGTATTTCAGTTGCAGATGTCAACTCCATTTTCTCTGTTGCTTCCGCAACAGAAGCAATGCCATTCCCTCTTTTTGACATGATGTTTAATTTGGTATTACGAATACCAAATAACTATCAAATTATAAACCCTTTGCTATACGCAAAACTTACTATTTCACTGCGTAAAATTGACTATTTTCTCCAATTTCATCCAGCTACGCATTTCATACCATATCCAGTTTTCTGCTAAGTTCTAAACGATTAGACACCTGCGCCTTTTCAAATATATTCTGCACATGCTTTGCAACGGTTCGTTCAGCTATAAACAGCATTTCAGCAATTTGCTTATGGGAATAGCCTTTATATACCAGTATCACAATTTCAATTTCACGGGTAGTAAAACTATAGCGTTTGCAGTTTTGTGCAAGCCGCTCTTCCCGACTTATATTTTCCAATTCTTGTGTTCTTTTTCTTACTTCTTCCTGTAGTTGCTCATTCCATTTCAGCAGTTGTTCTTCCGATTCAATTAACCGCTGATGCTCTGCCTTCAGCAGTGTAATATGTTGTTTTAACTGTAATGCAAGCAGTAGTAAAAAACCAGTATTTGTAGTAGTTGCTTCAACGGCTTGCCCAAAATTAAAATAATCTATTACAGGCAGCCCCACCCAGGGTGTAAGGCTCAGGAAAAGAACAGCAACTTCTTCCTTTGCGGCCTTTGTTCTAAAGTTATTTTGATATTTAAACTTTACTGCGCTGGTTAAAGTAATAATAACCCATATAGCATAAAGTACAGGAATTACAAGCAGATTTTTTGCGACGTCCAGTTTGCCTGAAACAACAAAAAGTAAAACAAATATAAGGTAGGGAACCACGAGAAAAAATATAACACCCCTGTATGCATGAAACCGCATTTTTCCCAGCGCAAAGGCATTAAATACATAGTATGGGAAATAACAGGGAGTGATAAACCCGGTTGCATAAGCAATGGATAATTGTACATAATAAGAGCCAGGGATATTAGGGTCTGGAAGG
Coding sequences within it:
- a CDS encoding LuxR family transcriptional regulator; translation: MLLPGTQMHIITFLFICIETVILLYLVIYRMARPDDKSTFLNIILILLLILYNVTGGFLPDPNIPGSYYVQLSIAYATGFITPCYFPYYVFNAFALGKMRFHAYRGVIFFLVVPYLIFVLLFVVSGKLDVAKNLLVIPVLYAIWVIITLTSAVKFKYQNNFRTKAAKEEVAVLFLSLTPWVGLPVIDYFNFGQAVEATTTNTGFLLLLALQLKQHITLLKAEHQRLIESEEQLLKWNEQLQEEVRKRTQELENISREERLAQNCKRYSFTTREIEIVILVYKGYSHKQIAEMLFIAERTVAKHVQNIFEKAQVSNRLELSRKLDMV